From a region of the Candidatus Atribacteria bacterium ADurb.Bin276 genome:
- a CDS encoding Outer membrane efflux protein — translation MSLKNKKRNKPYHPFIFGIVILSLILLMTLTTFANGTKKTPFTLSEAVKIALENGNDMKTALFELKKSELTYQQTKADLLLNPSILSELSNQTALLVAQRNYEITRSNQVQVVEEAYYNILKIQRLVALAQENINRSQKQLENVKAKYSLGMVAQIDVISAEYELSKAQSDRLNAESNLQIAKMNFNQLLGRDLNTPVELTSELTFKPSVVDLKQSTDYALTHRLEIKKAEDEVTLKIKEVQVNTNDYTPLLNQKKSQVDLEVSKVNLENIQNNILIELQQNYESLKTTERNVPLQEKNLTKANEYLRIAEARFDAGAITSIELIDARNDAYEAENAYLQAVFDYNVAMSKFYNSLGMSLEERMKSFSDDGSKSAPQEQPTE, via the coding sequence ATGTCTTTAAAAAATAAGAAGAGGAATAAACCTTATCACCCCTTCATATTTGGAATCGTAATCTTGTCTTTGATTTTATTAATGACTTTAACAACCTTTGCCAATGGAACTAAAAAAACTCCTTTTACTCTTTCTGAAGCAGTTAAAATTGCTTTAGAAAATGGAAATGATATGAAAACAGCCCTATTTGAGCTAAAAAAGAGTGAATTGACCTATCAACAAACCAAAGCAGATTTACTGCTAAATCCATCTATTTTAAGCGAACTTTCCAACCAAACCGCTCTTTTAGTTGCTCAGCGTAATTATGAAATCACTCGTTCCAACCAGGTACAAGTAGTAGAAGAAGCTTATTATAATATACTCAAAATCCAAAGGTTAGTTGCTTTAGCTCAAGAAAACATCAACCGTTCTCAAAAGCAATTGGAAAATGTAAAAGCTAAATATTCATTAGGAATGGTTGCTCAGATTGATGTCATCTCAGCGGAATACGAATTGTCAAAAGCCCAATCCGATCGCTTGAATGCAGAGAGTAATTTACAAATTGCCAAAATGAATTTTAACCAGCTTTTAGGAAGAGATTTAAACACTCCGGTTGAATTAACCAGTGAGTTGACATTTAAACCTTCAGTCGTTGATTTGAAGCAAAGCACAGACTACGCCCTAACCCACCGTTTAGAGATAAAAAAAGCTGAAGATGAAGTTACCCTGAAAATCAAAGAAGTCCAAGTTAATACCAATGACTATACTCCTCTTCTTAACCAAAAAAAATCGCAAGTTGATTTAGAAGTCTCGAAAGTAAATCTTGAAAACATTCAAAATAATATACTAATCGAATTACAACAGAATTATGAATCGTTAAAAACTACCGAACGAAATGTTCCCTTGCAAGAAAAGAATTTAACCAAAGCCAATGAATATCTTAGAATCGCTGAAGCTCGTTTCGATGCAGGAGCCATTACCAGTATCGAACTCATCGATGCTCGGAATGATGCCTATGAAGCCGAAAATGCCTATTTGCAAGCGGTTTTTGATTACAATGTGGCTATGTCGAAATTTTATAATTCTTTAGGAATGTCCCTTGAAGAACGAATGAAGTCATTTTCTGACGACGGATCAAAATCAGCACCTCAGGAACAACCAACAGAATAA